A single window of Gemmatimonadota bacterium DNA harbors:
- a CDS encoding transposase translates to VERIDFGYQKFFARDNKRPPQFRSKFKYKSYTLKQSGYKFLERNKVRIGKRVFRYHKSRCFDVESVKTVTVKRDRVGDLWLCVVAKAERFKQSIVKTGKTAGFDFGLKTYLTASDSTRIQSPLFFFRNIRKVKKANRNLSRKQKGSNNRHRASVNLARVHRRIANQRRDYHWRLAYQLCAAYDFLCFETLNIKAMQQVWGKKISDLGFSDFLTIVEYVAKKTDTGFKKLDMWEKTSKTCSGCDTAKENLELRERTFRCDHCGLEIDRDLNAAINIHRWGRPPMQEAA, encoded by the coding sequence TGGTTGAGCGTATAGACTTTGGCTATCAGAAATTCTTTGCCAGAGACAACAAGCGACCACCACAATTCCGTAGCAAGTTCAAATACAAGTCCTATACGCTGAAACAGTCAGGCTACAAATTTCTTGAGCGTAATAAAGTGCGTATCGGCAAGCGTGTATTTAGGTATCACAAAAGCAGGTGTTTCGATGTAGAAAGTGTCAAGACTGTCACTGTTAAGCGTGACCGTGTAGGCGACTTGTGGCTCTGTGTTGTCGCAAAGGCTGAAAGGTTCAAGCAAAGCATTGTCAAGACGGGTAAAACCGCAGGCTTTGACTTCGGCTTGAAAACATACCTGACAGCCTCAGATAGCACAAGAATACAATCGCCTTTGTTCTTTTTTCGTAACATCAGAAAGGTCAAGAAGGCCAATCGCAATCTTTCTCGCAAACAGAAGGGTAGCAACAACCGTCACAGAGCAAGCGTAAATCTTGCCAGAGTGCATCGGCGCATAGCCAATCAGCGCAGGGACTATCATTGGCGACTTGCCTATCAACTATGCGCGGCGTATGATTTCTTGTGCTTTGAGACGTTAAATATCAAAGCCATGCAACAGGTGTGGGGCAAAAAGATTAGCGACCTCGGTTTCTCTGATTTTCTCACTATCGTTGAGTATGTTGCAAAAAAGACGGATACAGGTTTCAAAAAACTTGATATGTGGGAAAAAACGTCTAAGACCTGTTCTGGTTGTGATACAGCCAAAGAGAATCTTGAATTGCGAGAAAGAACGTTTCGTTGTGACCATTGCGGTCTTGAAATAGACAGAGACCTCAACGCGGCGATAAACATTCACAGGTGGGGACGTCCGCCTATGCAGGAGGCCGCGTAA
- a CDS encoding methyltransferase domain-containing protein, with amino-acid sequence MKQSFYGRIYSQGYDLEGRRGDMLPFYLNKWKKAGRPDPVLEPMCGTGYFLIPFLEAGADIDGIDASPYMLAECRKKCAEKGLDPSLHQQLIEEINLSRQYGFIFIPDRSFGHLYEREAAQKSLQKLWDYLLPGGWFVLDLKTPPEEGEFGKSGETEIEIEDRLDGSTVWITSLWSERDGGLVIRNLTKYEVYVNGELTTTELFDYNERFYDIVEFEEMLRTTGFMDIQTTKAYGDTEPSEHDIVVFSCRKPE; translated from the coding sequence TTGAAGCAGTCCTTTTACGGAAGAATCTACTCTCAAGGCTACGACCTGGAAGGAAGACGCGGCGATATGCTTCCTTTCTACCTGAACAAGTGGAAAAAAGCTGGAAGACCAGACCCGGTGCTCGAACCGATGTGTGGAACAGGATATTTTCTAATCCCCTTTCTGGAAGCAGGAGCGGATATTGATGGGATAGATGCTTCACCATATATGCTGGCTGAATGTCGTAAGAAATGCGCAGAGAAGGGCTTAGATCCCTCGCTGCATCAACAGTTGATTGAAGAGATCAACCTGTCGCGACAATATGGATTCATTTTCATCCCGGACCGTTCATTTGGTCATCTCTATGAACGGGAAGCTGCTCAGAAATCGCTTCAGAAACTCTGGGACTATCTCTTGCCCGGTGGATGGTTTGTTCTGGACCTCAAGACGCCACCTGAAGAAGGTGAGTTTGGAAAATCAGGCGAAACGGAAATTGAAATCGAAGACCGGCTTGATGGTTCGACTGTTTGGATTACTTCATTATGGTCTGAAAGAGACGGTGGACTTGTCATTCGCAACCTGACCAAATATGAAGTGTATGTGAATGGAGAGCTCACTACGACGGAACTATTCGACTATAATGAACGGTTTTATGACATAGTTGAATTTGAAGAAATGCTGCGTACTACAGGATTTATGGATATACAGACGACGAAAGCTTACGGGGATACCGAACCATCGGAGCATGATATCGTCGTTTTTTCCTGTCGTAAGCCTGAATAA
- a CDS encoding sialidase family protein, whose product MDAHPNKADYEVTPKNPPNDGILFVDHSPARRGGNLGHALVEYEDGKILAFYPNCSAERHNPEKPNRGHSARGWMEYKRSEDSGETWSDRNVVAYSKNLFDTGQSGKTSKKLSAFAEKAVRTDKGEIVLFFLVCDITTNVIWRQFQVPTYISSPDGGHTWREPSALCDSRGRLYDARYYNGEILVLHFKNDNEINFLGNKPEHVYELHVSRDGGRTFVKRSELPFDTIGKSYGTMQMLDSGSIVVYVYNSNAEDTMDYVVSDDGGRTWSDPKIAHFKKKIRNPQMAVLNGSYFMHGRSAFLQGKKEEKGHFVLYASRDGLAWDDGIYLRMREKGIAAYSNSIVVGSLNPHKRNRLLLQASHAYEQHLTNVYHWWIDTP is encoded by the coding sequence ATGGACGCACATCCAAACAAAGCAGATTACGAAGTCACCCCCAAAAACCCACCGAACGATGGGATTCTCTTCGTAGATCACTCCCCGGCAAGAAGAGGTGGAAATCTCGGGCACGCACTGGTGGAGTATGAGGACGGGAAGATCCTCGCCTTCTATCCGAACTGCTCCGCCGAACGCCACAACCCGGAGAAGCCTAACAGGGGCCACTCGGCCAGGGGCTGGATGGAATACAAGCGATCGGAAGACAGCGGCGAGACATGGAGCGATCGGAACGTGGTTGCCTATTCGAAGAACCTGTTCGACACCGGGCAGAGCGGGAAGACCAGCAAGAAACTGTCTGCCTTCGCCGAGAAGGCAGTTCGGACGGACAAGGGTGAAATCGTCCTCTTTTTCCTTGTATGTGACATCACGACCAATGTCATTTGGAGGCAATTTCAGGTGCCGACATACATCAGCAGTCCGGATGGAGGGCACACATGGCGTGAGCCGTCTGCACTGTGCGACAGTCGGGGCAGGCTCTACGATGCACGGTATTACAACGGAGAGATACTCGTGTTGCACTTCAAGAACGACAACGAGATCAATTTCCTGGGCAACAAGCCCGAGCATGTGTACGAGTTGCACGTGAGCCGAGACGGTGGCCGGACGTTCGTGAAGCGCAGCGAGCTTCCCTTCGACACCATCGGGAAATCGTATGGAACCATGCAGATGCTGGATTCCGGAAGCATTGTCGTCTATGTCTATAACAGCAACGCCGAAGACACGATGGACTATGTGGTGAGCGACGACGGCGGACGGACCTGGTCCGACCCGAAGATCGCACACTTTAAAAAGAAGATCCGAAATCCTCAGATGGCCGTGCTAAACGGCAGTTATTTCATGCATGGACGCAGTGCATTCTTGCAGGGTAAGAAAGAGGAAAAAGGTCACTTTGTTCTGTATGCTTCACGAGATGGCCTTGCTTGGGATGACGGCATCTACTTGAGGATGCGCGAGAAGGGAATCGCAGCATATTCGAACAGCATCGTGGTCGGATCACTGAATCCACACAAGCGGAATCGGCTGCTGCTGCAGGCGTCGCATGCGTATGAACAGCACTTGACGAACGTGTATCACTGGTGGATCGACACGCCATAG